The DNA window ATCTATCATTTATTAATAGTTGATCATCTTTATTTCAGGTTTAATAACTGggttattattttcttaataaaattattactctctctatatatattaacaacACATTTACCAACCAGATACACTCGAGAATGTATAACAAAGTATTTTTTGGAACATAAATaaagtatattaattattttttattatttgaaagttcttaaaaatacttttaaagtatGAGAAATTCCttatatttgtcatttattaataattgaCCATCTTTATTCCAAGTTTAATAATTGggttattattttcttaatgaaaatattaacatgtatatgtatataactAATGAATAACAACACATTTACTAACTAAATACATTCGAGAATGtatattattgtgttttttttttggaacatTGATAAAgtatattaattacttattgttatttgaaagttcttaaaaatatttttaaagtatgaGAAATtccttatatttattatttattcgTAGTTTTGCTCAATCAATCTTGTTTCACAGAGAATTTAACAGGAGATCAATACATGTATATTTAGATCTAAAcatatacttttattaatagaaaaaataattcaataaatttatgacaatataaaccacatccTTATTGAATGCTTTAAtgccattttaaaaaaaaatcaaattggcCTTCGAAGACAAATTATGCACTATCACCAACAATCTTTCATGCTTATCTACTGAATATCAAGTCTCGTTAATCAACTCGTAAACAATCCAAATCCTCCCCATTAGCTGAAACtttgatttcctatttcttaTGGCATATATGGTTAACAAGGAATGATAATCTCTTTAGCGATAAAAAAAAAGCTTCCAATTTCATGTATATGGACTACTTAACAAGCCACAAAATATCACTATTTAGCTAAGGCGTCCACTTTCAAGATGCTCAAATTCCAATTACAACGTACTCAAATTGATACCCACTAAATCAAATCATCATAAACTCAATATTAATTCCAATTACAACTCAAATTGATACCCACTAAATCAAATCATCATAAACTCAATAACATGGGTACTCCTATATGATATAGGTGTACTCATAAGGTAAAATTAGttgttaatttaatattaattattaattattagttggaATCCAAGCGGATAGGGACGTAAtcattagtttttaatttaattatggGAAGTTGAGAGTTTTAAAAACGTAATTAGGGGGCATTCCGTCACTATATATAACAAGAAATTACCTTACTTAGTGCATTGTAATTATAATTGTATCattgtataaataaaaaattgaaaaaaaatacacatatacAACGAGATTAATACATAAAATGTAgtcatttttggtaaatagCATACTTATAACAATTGAACTTCAATAACCCTAcaactatagtcatttttgtaagttgctcGATAGTAATATGTCAAATAGTGGAGGCGTAGgagaattttttagaaaatcagATGGTCATTGAAAATTAGGTTACTGTATGCATTTTTCATATACTATAATCACTAAAGGTgaattaaaaaatgtatttctttGTCTGTGTATTTTATGAACCTATCTTCACTTAAAAGTGAAAATTGATGCAAATGAGGAAATCACTTTGCTGTCATAATTCCAACACAAAATGctacttaatattttatatgattgCATGTTCACGCTCCGATAATTCTGTGATTCAATTGTCACTCACATTTATAGGAAACAGAATCATGTAACGTATAGTCTAGCTAAACATGAAGCAAATAATGAAGCTTTGGCTATCATAACACTTTTTGATagtccatatatatatatatatatatatatatatatccttttgTGGAATCAAAGGTCGAAGCAAATAGACCAAACACCACTTTTTATCACAAATATCTTTTGTAACTTACCAACGGTTAGTTTAACTAGTAAGGTATGTGGTGCATGTCACCTACAATATCAATAACCTCATTTTGTAATTTTAGAATAGAACCATCGATCGGGGCCATATACTCactgtaattatttaattaatgcaTGCAACTAATCTTTTTctaccaaaataaaaataaaaacgatTGAATTTCTTGGTTTCTTTTGTTGAAGTGTGTGTCTCGCCCGTATTTCTCGAAAAAGTAATTCGATTGATGAAATATGAGATGATCTCAATGACATTGATATTCATTTTTTCCTCTTGAAATGTATTGATTTGATCCAATAAACGGGATCAAGCATGATGCCGTCGAAAACAGAACCCTACGTGTCTTATAGAGAATCTCTAAACATTGTTATAGAGTAATTAGTAGAAAGAAATTCTTTAGCCAACACGAATTTTGCTCAGATGTAGAATATACATTCAAAAGTTGTTGACActcaattataaataattgaatcATCAAAGATTTTATCTACTTTTCGAATTATGTCTAACTCACTAgatccccaaaaaaaaaaaagaagaaagaaattacatGAACAAGATATTcaataacaagaagaaaaattgaataaagGAACTCTCAAGTATTTGGCCATCTCAAATACATCAATGACTCATCATTTCAATGAATCATTCTTATGAGTTATGacagaagaaaattatatactatatattgATAGCCATAATGGACTATACAAGCACATGCATATGACACGTGTCAACCAAACTTGCCAACTCTCATTTATCACGACACACATCAATTGTCTAACCATGCATACGTGAGTATGTGACGTACATGTCAAGTATGCGACACATAACATGCATAGTGAACATTTCATGttgataaattttcaatatataattCGAAACACATTCCTTAActgttttttcatatattttctttatatatatatacatatatattctaATCATAAAACAATATATcacttaatttttcattttctattaaagttcatatttatatgtatttattgaACTCAATTTAATCATCACATGGGACATATCGAATCTTATACATTTATTAttacttaaattaattagtaGAGTTGATACTGGTATTGACGGAATCGAAAATCATCACGTTTTCCAGAAGTTTCCTAAATTAGATACTACAAAAAGTAAAGTACGAGTATTACTTCTGAATAAAAGCACGTGAAAAAAATAGACTGATTACTCCTACCACCAACTCAAGTGACCATTTCCACGTGGCATTCTTTTGTCTTAATCTTCACAGGTCAATTTTCCCCATCAAATTTCCGATTTCATCCTCCATCAACCAACGCAACTACTCCTTCGATCTACCCTCCTCCGATTGCTTCCATTTCACGTCGGACTAGGGTTCCGATGATCTCATCCATCAGTTTTCAATGCCTTTGATTTTTGGCGTCTTCGAAGAATGACAAATTTTAGTGGAGCATTTTCCATTACTGAAGCTTCATCTCCCACCGAAGCAGGTCCGGCCCGAACCGGAACCGGAGCCGGAACCGCCAGTCGAGATGAATTCATATTCCGGTTGTCCAGCTCTGCAACTGCGTGCCATGGGTTCTGGCACGATGCGGCACTGGTATTACCATCGGTTTTGTTCGTACTATACTTAGGGTTTCATGCTAGGAGCAACATTAAGAAGCTCAGTCACCGTCGGTCTTTTGTAATGATTGGATACTATGGACTTCTGTGGTTTGCTGTTCTTTTAAACCTTGGTTGGTGCTTTCTTCAGGTACTTATTATTTTGCACTTCCATTAGCTCGACGGTATTTATTTCCATGTTATATCACACTTGATAATTCGTTCACTTCTTAGATATTTTATGATTTGTGTAGTAGTATTTGTATGTAGTTTCCCGATATGTGAatcttattttttcctaaaaagagAGGCAAATTTATGTTGGAATTGAGACCTAAAGTTAGATCTAAGGCAATATTGTGAAAGTTGACATTGGTTGTCCTGCTGGAGCTATTAAGGAGAGCTGATGGAGAGGAGTCCTCCTTAAGCTGTGGGTCGTTAGCTCTAGTTATTGGTTGGCAGAGGGTGCATGGGATGACTGGGTAtttcaaaattagaaagaaagaaggttttcttttttgattacCAAAATCAATCCACTTCGTGATTGTTACTATTTTGGGTAAATGAGCTAAACCATGGTTATAACCTGACATATTTAATCGATTCTCATCCCAAAATAATGAGAAGTATTGTGGATTTGACTCTAGTTTCTGACTCATCAACTCATGTTGGCAGTGGCGGATTTAGGATTTTAAGGTTGTGGGTGCTCTAAAAGTAGTggagtcaaaaatataaaaatatatgttaacaAACCTTGGTTCAACAACACCAAAAGAGTCTTAAGCACCCACCCAAGAGCCATTGGGCCAACCAGATCATTTATTCATTGGGTGCTCTATGTTAATTTTATACTAATACCTCTTAATTTCtacatagatatatatatttcgtAACGAGGTTAATGGGTGCTCGAGCTCCCGGCGGACTCAGTGTGGGTTCGCCCCTGCATGTTGGTGCTACGACTTCCCCACTCAAGGGTGGGGAGTAGCAATTGATGAATTTGGAATGAAGACAATGGTTTATCATACTTCCAATCCCAGTCAATGCATTAAAGTTCCATTTGGGTGGGAAGAGTTTCTAGGTAAATGTATTGGCGGAAGGATGCAAATACGTGCTGGAATAGTTAAGGTCCACTCTTATAGAAGAAAATGGTGCTATTGACTAGCTAATAGAGTATTATTCGCATTGTCTTTGTTGAAGATAGAGTTGAAAGGATAATTAGAGAATATGGATATCTGTAAAAACATGGTGATCGAACCCTAACTTAATCTAACCTTTGTGTTGTCTTCGTACTCCCTCTGAATTATATGACATACTTTCCATTTTAGTCgatcccaaaaagaatgacatatttccttatttgataaatatttaatgacacTATCAATAATTTACCCATGTTGGGTTCCACTTATTTGGCAAGAAAGTCAATAAAGTtgtattttctatttaaaaattcatttactttagggaaaattgtatgaaatagcaaactattaattcaaattaaatactataaccatagtttattttaattgtaattcgcagcaaacatccctttttttgccatctgattcggtatacaattagccattttcggtatacaattaaccattttatacatttcggtataaaatgtagaaaatgcgtttgtgtttgtataaagcgagagaaaagtgtatatacaaatataaatacatatattttcgtcctatacacttataattatacaaatacagatcttattatacaaattgaatttatacaaaactggacaatttgtataaaattggatgtttgtagcgaattatacaaatcaaaagctccatagcaaacataaaatttgatgtggagtgcaattatgcaaactatagctataacatacaaatatgatttttatgtttgttatatgtgaaagttgctctttattttatggttagttttggaaCATTGCAAAGTCTTCCCCTATTTTTTAAACTCCGTGTCCGGTcaaactacatcacataaattgggtcCGAAGGAGTAATAAAAGACTCGAAACCAATATATAATTCTCTGATTAGCATCATATGTTTCTGTAGTcatgatttttgaaattatggtATTGTCCTTTGAACAAAATCCAGCAGAAAAGGAATTGTGCTTGATTAGTGTGGTCAATCTTTTCCTCGGTCTCTATGATATGGAATGTGATTGAATGTTTTTCGTTTCTTGGGTGGTTTTTTGGGCTTGTTTGTTGCAAAATTGTTAAAAGGAAAGGGGCTTGTATCAGAGTTTGGAACGCGTCTTACCTTCTGTATCAATGCTGTTATGATCTACGTATTCCTAATACTATCGAAGTCGTAAACCATTATCTTTATGTACTGCTGTTCCTTGAAGTGTTATTGCATCATCCATCCAAATTTGCAAAGCAGGTATGGCAGTGCACTCCAGGGAAGCAGGTGGCTTGGAATCTTTTATCGTTGTTTGCAACGTCTGCAATGCTATTTCTGGAGATTAGCATAGTGGCATTCTTACTTAAGGAGAATTATGCGAGCTGTTTGGAAACTTTAGCACGTACTTTCATGGTTTCAGGCCTTTTTGTCGGCGTGGATTTACTGTTAAAGGTGAAGATTTCTTCATCTTGTTTCTTTCTGTCTTTTGACTAATAAAGCAGTTTACTTAGTGAATGCACTAACAAATTGCACGCAGTTACAGAGAACTTGTTATCCATCCAGAGCATAAACTATA is part of the Solanum stenotomum isolate F172 chromosome 8, ASM1918654v1, whole genome shotgun sequence genome and encodes:
- the LOC125874481 gene encoding protein CANDIDATE G-PROTEIN COUPLED RECEPTOR 2-like; translated protein: MTNFSGAFSITEASSPTEAGPARTGTGAGTASRDEFIFRLSSSATACHGFWHDAALVLPSVLFVLYLGFHARSNIKKLSHRRSFVMIGYYGLLWFAVLLNLGWCFLQVWQCTPGKQVAWNLLSLFATSAMLFLEISIVAFLLKENYASCLETLARTFMVSGLFVGVDLLLKAIFIFGFGVPLFLDTEIADRGKWGVWCTNKLLLTAAYGYILFVHFSKWRDKLPPRSAFYNYVIVMFVTTAVMLFACGLAGISGGFGLWLYNLTVVCYHSLYLPFLYVTFLADFFKEEDWLLDSAYYSEMKDAGFFDADWE